AGACCGGTTTTGACCGGCTGGAGCCGGTTTTTTTACCGTTTTAGGTTGTCTGACCGGTTTGACCGGTTATCAGACCGTTTCTCTCCCATTTTCAGCTTTTATACATTATATATAGTGTGCACTTCATCATTTTACACATCAATTTTTACTCCCACGAGTTTTCTCTTGTCCAAAGATTCAAACAAAATTCAAAATGGATCACCAAAATTATCAACAATACTATGATTTGTTGGACGATCAAACACTTCCCACCAATGAAAGTTCTCAACCTCCGCCGGTGTTACAACAAGGAAACCAACCTTCACAGGTGTTTCGACCTACGCCGTCATTTCCTCCTCACAACCAAGCGCGTCACACCCGAGGCAATTTTCAAATTTCTCAACACCAAATGTCTCCatatccacctcaaaaccaaTCGCATCACCCCGGtggcaattttcaaaattctcaacaccaaatgtctccatatccacctcaaaaccaaccGCATCACCCCGGtggcaattttcaaaattctcaatACCAAATGTCTTCatatccacctcaaaaccaaccGCCTCACACCGGTGGCAATGTTCATAATTCTCAGTACCAAATGTTTCCATATACATCTCAAAACCAACCACTTCACCCTGATGAAAATTTCACAAATCCACAATACCCCATGTATCCACCACAATACCAATTTCAAAGCCAAGCCCCTCCTACTGGTAGCACtggttcaaaagtctctgatacACAATGTGAGGCTACGCCTGATGATACACAACACGAgggtctagatgatattgatcttgaagaTGAGGATCAATCTTCTGGAAAGAAACGCACCAGATGGAGGGTTAAAGACGATTTACTTCTTGTTCAATCATGGCTCAACATTTCTAAGGATCCGACGGTGGGAACTGATCAAACGGCAGCAAAGTTTTGGGATAGGATCCGCGACCAATTTGATGAGTACCGTGACTTTGACACTCCTCCGAGGACAGGGAAGATGCTGAAATGTCGTTTTGGAAAATTGAGTAAAGATATTCAATTCTTTACCGGTTGCTACAACAAAGTTACCACTCCTTAgaaaagtggacactcagaGAAGGATATCATGGCTGAGGCGCATGCCCTATTTCAGGTAGACCATAAAAAAGATTTCACACATGAGAATGTATGGCGGATGGTGAAAGATGAACCAAAGTGGAAGGGACAATCAATGAAAACCAATTCAAGGGGACAAAAGAAGTCAGGAGCTGGCGCCGACGGAACATCGACTGACCCAAGTGCATCAATTGATTGCGACGAATATGAGGCAACACCACCAACAACTCGCCCGAAGGGCAAGAAGGCAGAGAAGAGAAAGGCCAAAACAACAGATACTGCGTCAAGTACTCTATCTTTTGCTCCTCACCCTGATGTGTTAGCCATGGGGAAGGCTAAAATGGAAATGATGGCAAATTTTAGGGAGATAAGGAACAGAGAACTAGATTTGCAACAAGCTGACCAACAACTGAAACAAAGTGAACTGCAATTGAGACAGGAAGAACTCAAATTTAAGAAGGCGGAGAACTTTCGGGCATATATGGATATCCTTAACAAGAACACATCTGGAATGAACGATGAGGAGTTGCGTACGCATAACGCACTACGTGCTTTCGCCTTAAGTGAACTAGGAATGTCTTAAATCTTCTTGTGTTTCTTAATGTGTATTAGTGATGTAATTTTATTCTTCCAATTTCTTAATGTGTATTGCATCAATGTTGTAACTTTATTATTCTAGCTTCTTCATGTGTACTGAATCAATGTTGTAATTTCGTTATTCTAATTTCTTAATTAGTATATTGTCAATGTCGTAATTTTATCATTCAAATTTCGTAATAAGTACTATGTCAatgttggggaatatagccgttggggaatatagcggttggggaatatagccgttggggatatagccgttgggaaatATAGCGGTTGggaaatatagccgttgggaaatatagccgttgggaatataGCGGTTGGgtaatatagccgttgggaatatagccgttgggaatatagtcgttggggaatatagccgttgggaatataaccattgtttctcttatttattcatgccatatttcattcatttcaacattcaacagttCTTTCGTTCTCTCATCTTGTATTCCTCCTATCAAATTACACCAATATTTTGTCATTTGTGCCATATAATGGATCCAAACAATTTACCCGACTGGAACACATTTTACAACGAATGTGTGGAGGATTTTATGAATGACACGTTCGTTGAAGATATGATGCAGCAGGAGATGGAGTtctatcaacaacaacaacatgccAACACCGTTAGGCCCAAGAAAACAAGAAGAGTAATAAAGAGAGATCGTGAAGTTGGGAACGAGCGGTTGATGAAGGACTACTTCTCTGAAAATCCTGTATACACGGAAGAGCTTTTCCGACGAAGGTTTCGAATGCGAAAGCATGTGTTCCTCAGAATTGTAGAGGCCCTTGGGTCTTATAACCCGTACTTTTTAATGTCCGTTgatgcagttggaagacaaggtctatcaccattacaaaagtgcaccGCCGCTATTCGTATGTTAGCGTATGGATCACCTGCTGACAGTGTTGATGAATACGTTAgaattggtgaaagtactgcaattgagtgctTAAAGAATTTTGTAGAAGGTGTGTGTGAAGTATTTGGTGGGCAATACTTGAGGCGTCCAAACGAGGAAGACATGACACGCCTACTTCAATGGGGGGAGTCTCGTGGATTTCCAGGTATGTTAGGTTCCattgattgtatgcattgggaatggaagaattgtccagttgcgtggaaaggtcaatacacccgaggtgatcatggaagacccacaatcatgcttgaagcagtggcatcacaagacttgtggatttggcatgcattttttggcattgcaggCTCAAATAATGACATTACTGTGCTAAACCAATCTCCCGTGTTTAATGAGGTTTTGCGTGGAGCTGCTCCCATGGTGAAATTTAGAGTGAATGAAACAATGTATCACATGGGATACTATCTAGCAGACGGTATCTATCCCGAGTGGGGtacatttgtgaagaccatcccAATGCCACAAGGAGAAAAAAAGCAAAAGTTTGCCAAAAGACAAGAAGCAGCAAGAAAGGACGTGGAACGTGCATTCGGAGTGCTCCAATCTCGGTTTGCGATTGTCCGTGGTCCATCACGCTGGTGGCATCCGAATGACATGAAGTCAATCATCtatgcttgcatcatattgcataacatgattgttgaagatgagcaCAACACGTAcaaaggtaattttgtttatgagcaggtcaataatgacatatcGGATGCTGAAGTATTAAGCGGTCCTATTCCCGCTTTTAGAAATATGTTGGAAAGGAGAGCACATCAAATTGAAAAGTCAATCCATCGCCAacttcaagcagacttggtggagcatatCTGGGACCTTTCTGAAATCGATAATAATGAAACTTAATCTTCACGCCTTGATGTGTATTTCGTTTCAAAtgtattgttgtttatttttcattctcaTGTATTTCCTTTCgtatttattttgttaatgTAATGTATTAAGGTCTCTCTTAGGgattgttgtactctttttccttcactaggctTGTATCCCAATTGGgcttttcctagtaaggttttaatgaggctctctctCTTAAGTTTGgctctcttttatttctataattcaatacaatgtactttttttaaaattttagaaaattaattttaaattaaattagtataagtaataattaaattaatttctagttgaagtattgatatactattaaattttaaatctaaattaggtgaaaataaatatcattatttaatgttgtatggtgggacacagtGGGACCCttgtaatagtaatttaagagcccatgcattggagcaaaatctgcttcaggctCTTAGCAGACTCTTAAGTCTGACGTGGCACATGAATAGTgtagaatagtgctgaatagtgtatAAAAGCCCAAATAAGAGCCTAagcattggagttgctctaagtaGTATTGACGCGTAAGAAGGTGTGGATGTTGGTGAGCCAACCCTTTTGCTAGCTGGCTGTCGGGGAGAGGTCCCCAGATCCCTCCTCTCGCACTGCACGTGACTCACCTCACCtccttctccctctctctctcttcactccCCCATCGCTTTCTTCTACTTCCATCCATCCAAAACTCAaattcctctccctctctctctctctaccatCGTCTCcgctctctctctcactctaaCTCTGCGTGTAAATCATGATGATTCCACTTCCACGCTCTCCATAGCAAATTCAGATTCATTCATATATGCTTTTCAACAAACGCCAACTCTGATTCTCACTCAAATGCTTCGATCTGCTTCAGGTGAATCCATTCACTCTTCCTTTCATCTCTACGATCACTGTGATTTCGGTTTTGATCATTTTCATTGCTCGCGATTTCAATTCTGTTGCTGCGTTTGTTTCGGTTTTTTTCTCGCATAGCCTAGCGTTCTCAGTTCATCAGGCATTGTTCTCTCCGTCGGCATTGCCTGTTTGATACGCTTTCTTCGATTGAATCGATTATTATTTGTTTATAGTTTTTGTGATTTAGAGTAAATGGAGCTAGCTGTGTTGTTGAGTGATATATAAGTTATAAGTATATATACTCTTTGATCTGAATGTGATTTTCCTTGTTACTATGCAGCTCTcggttttgaaaaaataaattagaattAGAATCCATGAATTGGCTTAATTAGGAGGAGTTTCTGATTTAGTGCTTGGCGGTTGAGTTGAATTGTACAGACACTGAAGAGGTATTTGCTTTTGAACTTTTAGCTGATGCTGTGATATTGTATGCAAATCCAGGATTTATGGGAGCGAACATTCGTATTTGGCAGTTTCTTAGTTCGGTGAGTTGTATTATTAGTGTAGAAGTAACTAGTTCTGTCCTTATGCAGTGCGCGGTATTGTTCTTGTTATCCTTTTCTGTTTTTGATGTTTGCTGTGATGACTGATTGaattatggaaataaattaataaatgaatCCACAGAAATGgtgcatgataaaaaaaaaaattcgtgGAATCTCTCACTTTCGTTTTGTGTAAAAGAAGCGTAGGAAATTAAAAAGGAAAGAGACTATATGGAAGAAAGTTGACCATGGGAAGAGAAGAGAATAGACTTCGCTCTGAATAGGGTTAGTTGATTTAACTGGAAAATTGAGAGTGGAGATTGTATTAATAGTATAGATCAAAATGAGCATACTTGAAAGAAGTGAGAAATGAGACTAGGAGAGAATATTTGTTATAACAAATAAGAGAGTATTTATATGTACTAGTGGAGACACTAGTTTTGTGCGTAGAGTATTTCTTTGGATGTGCAATGAGTATTATGGCAACTGATTTTAAAGAGTAATTGTATAATATGTCCTTGTTTATGCCAAGGTGTTTGATCAATTTTGATTAGTATGAAAGTGCAGAGCTGGAAATGGTTTTTAGTGGGTGTCAATAGTCAACTGCAATTTCATATAGTTTTTGTTTACTTTTGAGAGTAGGGGTAGTTGACatcatttttggttcagtaTTCGGCGTTTTTAGGTGGGGTATACTAATGAAaatgatactccctccgtttctatttaactgtccaaaaagagaaaaaaaaaacatatattaagaaatgcaattaatattgttaactttcaaaaaaatatgatttgttttcctattttatcCTTTAAAGTGTATTTTTATCTCCTCATTTATTCTTCTCTCAAGGGTATTATTTGGGAAAGAATCAATTAATTCTCTCGTGATACTCTgtggacagatatatagaaCCAAATTTTTTTCTAAGTGGACAATTAAAAAAAACGGACAGAGTATGTTGGAAATATAACATCTTGCACAGAGATTCACTCCTGTTGTATGGATGATTTGGACTGAGATAGTCATTACTTCCTTTTGTCCTATTAGCTCACCATAGTGACAATATCACTTCTGAACTTTATCTCATGTGATTGCTAGTGATTGATCCATTAGTGTCATAGGCATACGGAGCTAGggaaattttaatatatttgcaACTATTATTTTTTGTATGGTAATTTTATTGGCTCTTGATTGTGAATGCTTCGTGCTATGTGCCAATTTTGAATATTttgataccttttcttttctgatttcattttctcatttaaaTATGCAACATGCCTTGTTATTTGGTTCAGGCAGGTTACATGGCCTCCAGCTTGAAACAGTCGGAGCTACTGAAGCATATGTTTCAGTGATTTGTATTCTAAGAACTACTTTTAGCTTGGATATGTCTCTTATGGGTTAACAAGTGTGGCGAAATGGTTTTTCATTCCAAACATATAAGAACATGGAGGAGACACGAGAAGATGCAGGGCCGGCAGAGCAAGGGCCATCTAATGCTAATAAATCATGGTGGCCTTCAGATTTCATTGAAAAATTTGGATCA
This portion of the Lotus japonicus ecotype B-129 chromosome 3, LjGifu_v1.2 genome encodes:
- the LOC130744111 gene encoding glutathione S-transferase T3-like; its protein translation is MSSYPPQNQPPHTGGNVHNSQYQMFPYTSQNQPLHPDENFTNPQYPMYPPQYQFQSQAPPTGSTGSKVSDTQCEATPDDTQHEGLDDIDLEDEDQSSGKKRTRWRVKDDLLLVQSWLNISKDPTVGTDQTAAKFWDRIRDQFDEYRDFDTPPRTGKMLKCRFGKLSKDIQFFTGCYNKVTTP
- the LOC130744112 gene encoding uncharacterized protein LOC130744112, encoding MAEAHALFQVDHKKDFTHENVWRMVKDEPKWKGQSMKTNSRGQKKSGAGADGTSTDPSASIDCDEYEATPPTTRPKGKKAEKRKAKTTDTASSTLSFAPHPDVLAMGKAKMEMMANFREIRNRELDLQQADQQLKQSELQLRQEELKFKKAENFRAYMDILNKNTSGMNDEELRTHNALRAFALSELGMS
- the LOC130744113 gene encoding uncharacterized protein LOC130744113 — translated: MDPNNLPDWNTFYNECVEDFMNDTFVEDMMQQEMEFYQQQQHANTVRPKKTRRVIKRDREVGNERLMKDYFSENPVYTEELFRRRFRMRKHVFLRIVEALGSYNPYFLMSVDAVGRQGLSPLQKCTAAIRMLAYGSPADSVDEYVRIGESTAIECLKNFVEGVCEVFGGQYLRRPNEEDMTRLLQWGESRGFPGSNNDITVLNQSPVFNEVLRGAAPMVKFRVNETMYHMGYYLADGIYPEWGTFVKTIPMPQGEKKQKFAKRQEAARKDVERAFGVLQSRFAIVRGPSRWWHPNDMKSIIYACIILHNMIVEDEHNTYKDTEEVFAFELLADAVILYANPGFMGANIRIWQFLSSCAVLFLLSFSVFDVCCDD